In one Micromonospora polyrhachis genomic region, the following are encoded:
- the rpmF gene encoding 50S ribosomal protein L32, producing the protein MAVPKRKMSRSNTRSRRANWKVAAVPTVACPQCKSPKLAHTACGVCGTYNGRQVLEV; encoded by the coding sequence GTGGCCGTCCCCAAGCGCAAGATGTCGCGCAGCAACACTCGGTCCCGCCGGGCGAACTGGAAGGTTGCGGCGGTCCCGACCGTGGCGTGCCCGCAGTGCAAGTCGCCGAAGCTGGCGCACACCGCGTGTGGTGTCTGCGGCACCTACAACGGTCGTCAGGTTCTCGAAGTCTGA
- the mutM gene encoding bifunctional DNA-formamidopyrimidine glycosylase/DNA-(apurinic or apyrimidinic site) lyase, which yields MPELPEVETVRQGVARWVAGRRIATVEVHHPRAIRRHLPGAEHFATVLVGRTVLDACRRGKYLWLPLDSGDAIVGHLGMSGQLLVQPAEAPDETHLRVRFTFDDDGPQLRFVDQRTFGGLAVSEGGAALPAEIAHIARDPMDPEFSDADFLAGLRRRRTEVKRALLDQTLISGVGNIYADEALWRARLHGARQTDTLTGPAVGRLLGHVRDVLGEAIKVGGTSFDALYVNVNGESGYFDRALNVYGREGLPCTRCGTPIRREPFMNRSSHSCPRCQPRPRVLGRRS from the coding sequence GTGCCTGAGCTGCCCGAGGTGGAGACGGTCCGGCAGGGGGTGGCCAGATGGGTGGCCGGCCGGCGGATCGCCACCGTCGAGGTGCACCACCCGCGCGCCATCCGGCGGCACCTGCCCGGCGCGGAGCACTTCGCCACCGTACTTGTCGGGCGGACCGTGCTCGACGCGTGCCGGCGCGGCAAGTACCTCTGGCTGCCGCTGGACAGCGGTGACGCGATCGTCGGGCACCTCGGCATGTCCGGGCAACTTCTCGTGCAGCCGGCGGAGGCGCCGGACGAGACGCACCTACGGGTGCGGTTCACCTTCGACGACGATGGGCCGCAGCTGCGCTTCGTCGACCAGCGCACCTTTGGCGGCTTGGCGGTATCCGAGGGTGGTGCCGCCCTGCCCGCCGAGATCGCACACATCGCCCGGGACCCGATGGACCCCGAGTTCTCCGACGCCGACTTCCTGGCCGGGCTGCGCCGCCGACGTACCGAGGTCAAGCGGGCGCTGCTCGACCAGACTCTGATCTCCGGGGTGGGCAACATCTACGCGGACGAGGCGCTGTGGCGGGCCCGGTTGCACGGGGCGCGGCAGACCGACACGCTCACCGGGCCGGCGGTTGGTCGACTGCTCGGGCACGTCCGGGACGTCCTCGGTGAGGCGATCAAGGTCGGCGGTACGAGTTTCGACGCGCTCTACGTCAACGTGAACGGGGAGAGTGGCTACTTCGACCGGGCCCTCAACGTGTACGGCCGGGAGGGCCTGCCCTGCACCCGGTGCGGTACGCCGATCCGACGCGAGCCGTTCATGAACCGCTCGTCGCACAGTTGCCCACGGTGCCAGCCCCGCCCCCGGGTGCTGGGCCGTAGGAGCTGA
- the rsmD gene encoding 16S rRNA (guanine(966)-N(2))-methyltransferase RsmD encodes MTRIIAGTFGGRRIVAPAGANTRPTSDRVREALFSALDTMTDLTDSRFLDLYAGSGAVGLEALSRGAGHVLLVESDPRAARIIRDNLATLRATPAAKLATGKVAQVLAAGPEGGPYDVVFADPPYAVPDEEVAAMLAALADGGWLAADAVVVVERSTRSGTVEWVEGVTAQRSRRYGETTLWYGRRS; translated from the coding sequence GTGACCCGGATCATCGCCGGAACGTTTGGTGGTCGGCGCATCGTCGCGCCAGCCGGGGCGAACACCCGACCTACTTCCGACCGGGTGCGCGAGGCGCTATTCAGTGCTTTGGACACCATGACCGACCTGACGGACAGTCGATTCCTCGATTTGTACGCCGGATCTGGTGCGGTCGGGTTGGAAGCATTGTCCCGAGGGGCCGGTCACGTACTACTGGTCGAATCCGATCCCAGGGCCGCCCGGATCATTCGGGACAACCTGGCGACGCTGCGCGCCACCCCGGCCGCGAAGCTGGCGACCGGCAAGGTGGCGCAGGTGCTCGCCGCCGGCCCGGAGGGCGGACCGTACGACGTGGTCTTCGCCGACCCGCCGTACGCCGTACCCGACGAGGAGGTCGCCGCGATGCTGGCCGCACTCGCCGACGGTGGCTGGCTGGCGGCGGACGCCGTGGTCGTGGTGGAACGCTCCACTCGTAGCGGAACGGTCGAGTGGGTGGAAGGAGTCACTGCGCAGCGCAGCCGGCGGTACGGGGAGACCACACTTTGGTACGGTCGCCGCTCATGA
- a CDS encoding trypsin-like serine peptidase, whose translation MVLVTACAPTQTGIPRAGAYTPNLEDELAGVRGVDMRKDFADSSQSVNDYWTSDRVKDARPPNMPRPDGDSTGGTNEPPISVVVHPSTGPLGTVAPDANGTSDAGKAWSMAGLSRRTVGRLYFTFDGRNYVCSAAVVNSTSGSVVSTAAHCLFDTGPKRQWARNVLFVPGDEAGRAPFGRWTAASGHVTQQFLKGAFSSDKGTRGSGWQFDTAFLKMRPQGGKTIQQALGAQGIAFGEAPEGLMVLGYPTAPPFDGTRMRYCSTPSARTAQEVYGDYGLACSMTPGCSGGPWLTRFDPVKGAGYVVSTSSVGDGRMLYGSTMGKTAYDLYLQVDKK comes from the coding sequence ATGGTGCTGGTGACGGCCTGCGCGCCGACCCAGACCGGCATCCCTCGGGCCGGGGCCTACACGCCGAACCTTGAGGACGAGCTGGCGGGGGTCCGTGGGGTCGACATGCGGAAGGACTTCGCGGACTCGTCACAGTCGGTCAACGACTACTGGACCAGTGACCGGGTCAAGGACGCCCGGCCGCCGAACATGCCCCGCCCGGACGGCGACTCGACCGGCGGCACCAACGAACCGCCCATCTCGGTGGTCGTCCACCCCTCCACCGGTCCGCTGGGCACGGTGGCACCGGATGCGAACGGCACAAGTGATGCCGGTAAGGCCTGGTCGATGGCGGGGCTGAGCCGGCGGACCGTGGGGCGGCTCTACTTCACCTTCGACGGCCGGAACTACGTCTGTAGCGCAGCGGTGGTCAACTCGACGTCGGGCAGCGTGGTGTCGACGGCGGCGCACTGTCTGTTCGACACCGGACCGAAGCGGCAGTGGGCCCGAAACGTGCTCTTCGTGCCGGGTGACGAAGCGGGGCGGGCGCCGTTTGGCCGGTGGACCGCTGCGAGTGGGCATGTCACGCAGCAGTTCCTGAAGGGCGCCTTCTCCAGCGACAAGGGCACCCGGGGATCCGGCTGGCAGTTCGACACCGCGTTCCTGAAGATGCGACCACAGGGGGGCAAGACCATCCAGCAGGCGTTGGGGGCGCAGGGAATCGCCTTCGGCGAGGCACCGGAGGGCCTGATGGTGCTGGGATATCCGACCGCTCCACCGTTCGACGGGACCCGGATGCGCTACTGCTCCACGCCCAGTGCGCGCACGGCACAGGAGGTCTACGGAGACTACGGGCTGGCCTGCTCGATGACCCCGGGATGCTCCGGCGGGCCATGGCTGACCCGGTTCGACCCGGTCAAGGGGGCGGGTTACGTGGTGTCGACCAGTTCCGTCGGTGACGGCCGGATGCTCTACGGATCCACCATGGGCAAGACGGCGTACGACCTCTATCTCCAGGTGGACAAGAAATGA
- the coaD gene encoding pantetheine-phosphate adenylyltransferase, with protein MRRAVCPGSFDPVTNGHLDIIGRASRLFDEVIVGVLINQSKSGLFTIDERLDMLREVTASYPNVRVESFRGLLVDFCRAQQAAVLIKGLRAVSDFDYELQMAQMNIGLAGVETLFMPTNPLYSFLSSSLVKDVAKWGGDVSAHVPDLVGDLLRQRLTANREPGQPT; from the coding sequence ATGAGACGTGCGGTCTGTCCCGGCTCGTTCGATCCGGTCACCAACGGTCACCTGGACATCATCGGTCGGGCTAGCCGACTGTTCGACGAGGTGATCGTCGGTGTGCTGATCAATCAGTCGAAGAGTGGTCTGTTCACCATCGACGAGCGGCTCGACATGCTCCGCGAGGTGACCGCCTCCTACCCGAATGTCCGAGTCGAATCCTTCCGCGGGCTGCTGGTGGACTTCTGCCGCGCCCAGCAGGCGGCAGTCCTGATCAAGGGCCTGCGGGCGGTCAGCGACTTCGACTACGAGTTGCAGATGGCGCAGATGAACATCGGGCTCGCCGGGGTCGAGACGCTGTTCATGCCGACCAACCCGCTCTATTCGTTCCTGTCGTCGAGTCTGGTCAAGGATGTGGCCAAGTGGGGCGGAGACGTCTCGGCGCACGTCCCGGACCTGGTCGGTGACCTACTGCGGCAGCGGCTCACCGCGAACCGGGAGCCCGGTCAGCCCACCTGA
- the recG gene encoding ATP-dependent DNA helicase RecG: MTEQQSTMDTPLKKLVGEKTAKALASHLDLHTAGDLVYHFPRRYDERGEHTDIRSLDVGEEVTVLGQVRRTAVRPMRQRRGNLLEVTVEDGSGGQLTLTFFGNQAWRERDLRPGRWGLFAGKVTEFRGKRQLNGPDYVLLGDGPADGEVAATDDRSEPARSRDAGSDWSPEIEEFAGAMIPVYPAASAVPTWVIARCVRVVLDTFTPPEDPLPATVRASHNLIGLGPALREIHRPSTKEDLYRARHRLKWDEAFAVQITLVQRKHRAAAWPAQPRPAREAGLLAAFDAKLPYELTGGQVTVGGEIAADLATAHPMHRLLQGEVGSGKTLVALRAMLQVVDAGGQAALLAPTEVLAAQHYRGILDLLGPLGRAGELDGDPDGTRVALVTGSLGAAARRHALEEVASGRAGIVLGTHALLYEGVDFADLGLVVVDEQHRFGVEQRDALRAKAEQPPHVLVMTATPIPRTVAMTVYGDLEVSTLSQLPSGRSPIASHVVPAAEKPAFLDRAWRRLREEVAAGHQAYVVCPRIGTGPESEEEPPSGDESARRPPLAVTEVAPLLAEGPLHGLRIGVLHGRLPADEKDTVMRTFAAGDLDVLVATTVIEVGVNVPNATVMIVLDADRFGMSQLHQLRGRVGRGTAPGLCLLVSETLEGSPARERLDAVASTTDGFRLAELDLEQRREGDVLGATQSGRRSHLRLLSLLRDTELIRAARTEAITLVEDDPELTRHPALAASVATLVDEERAGYLEKG; encoded by the coding sequence GTGACCGAGCAACAGTCCACGATGGACACGCCGCTGAAGAAGCTGGTCGGGGAGAAGACGGCCAAGGCCCTGGCCAGCCATCTCGACCTGCACACCGCCGGTGACCTGGTCTACCACTTCCCCCGGCGGTACGACGAGCGCGGCGAGCACACCGACATCCGGTCCCTGGACGTGGGCGAGGAGGTGACCGTACTCGGCCAGGTGCGTCGTACCGCGGTCCGGCCGATGCGGCAGCGGCGCGGCAACCTGCTGGAGGTCACCGTCGAGGACGGCTCGGGCGGGCAGCTCACCCTGACCTTCTTCGGAAACCAGGCGTGGCGGGAACGGGACCTGCGGCCCGGCCGGTGGGGACTGTTCGCCGGCAAGGTCACCGAGTTCCGGGGCAAACGCCAACTCAACGGCCCGGACTACGTGCTGCTCGGCGACGGTCCGGCCGATGGCGAGGTGGCGGCCACCGACGACCGGTCTGAGCCGGCCAGGTCACGTGACGCGGGGTCAGACTGGTCGCCCGAGATCGAGGAGTTCGCCGGGGCGATGATCCCGGTCTATCCGGCCGCCTCGGCGGTGCCCACCTGGGTCATCGCCCGCTGCGTACGGGTGGTGCTGGACACCTTCACCCCGCCCGAGGACCCGCTACCGGCGACCGTACGGGCCAGCCACAACCTGATCGGCCTGGGACCGGCCCTGCGGGAGATCCACCGGCCGTCCACCAAGGAGGACCTCTATCGGGCCCGGCACCGACTGAAGTGGGACGAGGCGTTCGCCGTACAGATCACGTTGGTGCAGCGCAAGCATCGGGCGGCGGCCTGGCCGGCGCAACCCCGCCCGGCGCGCGAGGCCGGCCTGCTCGCCGCCTTCGACGCGAAACTGCCGTACGAGCTGACCGGTGGCCAGGTCACGGTCGGGGGAGAGATCGCCGCCGACCTGGCCACCGCGCATCCCATGCACCGGCTGTTGCAGGGGGAGGTCGGCTCCGGCAAGACGCTGGTGGCGTTGCGGGCCATGCTCCAGGTCGTCGACGCCGGTGGCCAGGCGGCACTACTCGCCCCGACCGAGGTGCTCGCCGCCCAGCACTACCGGGGCATCCTCGACCTGCTCGGTCCGCTCGGTCGCGCCGGTGAGCTGGACGGCGACCCGGACGGCACCCGGGTCGCCCTGGTCACCGGTTCGCTCGGCGCGGCGGCTCGTCGGCACGCGCTGGAGGAGGTGGCCAGCGGCCGTGCCGGCATCGTCCTGGGCACCCACGCCCTGCTCTACGAGGGGGTCGACTTCGCCGACCTCGGCCTGGTGGTGGTGGACGAGCAGCACCGGTTCGGGGTGGAGCAGCGCGACGCGTTGCGGGCCAAAGCCGAACAGCCGCCGCACGTGCTGGTGATGACGGCGACGCCGATCCCGCGAACGGTGGCGATGACCGTCTACGGGGACCTGGAGGTCTCCACCCTGTCCCAACTGCCGAGCGGGCGCTCGCCGATCGCGTCGCACGTCGTACCGGCCGCGGAGAAACCGGCCTTTCTGGACCGGGCCTGGCGTCGGTTACGCGAGGAGGTGGCCGCCGGCCATCAGGCGTACGTGGTGTGCCCGCGTATCGGCACCGGGCCGGAGTCCGAGGAGGAGCCGCCGTCCGGGGACGAGTCGGCCCGCCGGCCTCCACTGGCCGTCACCGAGGTCGCGCCGCTGCTGGCCGAGGGGCCACTGCACGGGCTGCGGATCGGGGTGCTGCACGGACGGTTGCCGGCCGACGAGAAGGACACGGTGATGCGTACGTTCGCCGCCGGTGACCTGGACGTGCTGGTGGCGACCACGGTGATCGAGGTTGGTGTCAACGTGCCGAACGCGACCGTGATGATCGTGCTGGACGCCGACCGGTTCGGCATGTCCCAGCTGCACCAGTTGCGCGGCCGGGTCGGGCGGGGTACGGCACCCGGGCTGTGCCTGTTGGTCTCCGAAACGTTGGAGGGTTCACCGGCCCGGGAACGGCTGGACGCGGTCGCCTCGACCACGGACGGGTTCCGACTGGCCGAACTGGACCTGGAGCAGCGCCGCGAGGGGGACGTACTCGGAGCCACCCAGTCCGGGCGGCGCTCGCACCTGCGGTTGTTGTCACTGTTGCGGGACACCGAGTTGATCCGGGCCGCTCGGACCGAGGCGATCACCCTGGTCGAGGACGATCCGGAGCTGACGCGACATCCCGCCCTGGCCGCCTCGGTGGCGACCCTGGTCGACGAGGAACGCGCCGGCTACCTGGAGAAGGGCTGA
- a CDS encoding YceD family protein, whose product MPKPSPKTLSPRSPLVLDTRELPRRPGALRTVERVVPAPADLGLELIGVPEGADLSLNLRLESVSEGVLVSGTVSGPIEGECGRCLRPIRDSLAVKIQELYAYENSTTDETADEDEVGRMQGDLIDLEPVLRDAVVLTLPTNPLCRDDCPGLCPECGVHWDELPADHSHQQIDPRWAGLSQLTRQEE is encoded by the coding sequence ATGCCTAAACCTTCGCCAAAGACACTCAGCCCCAGGTCGCCGCTGGTCCTCGACACGAGGGAACTGCCGCGCCGACCTGGCGCGTTGCGTACGGTCGAGCGGGTGGTGCCGGCGCCGGCGGACCTCGGGCTGGAGCTGATCGGTGTGCCAGAGGGCGCAGACCTGAGCCTCAACCTGAGGCTTGAGTCGGTGTCCGAGGGCGTGCTCGTCTCCGGGACCGTCTCCGGCCCCATCGAAGGCGAGTGTGGCCGCTGCCTGCGCCCGATCAGGGACTCGCTGGCTGTCAAGATCCAGGAGCTGTACGCCTACGAGAACAGCACCACGGACGAGACGGCCGACGAGGACGAGGTGGGCCGGATGCAGGGCGATCTGATCGACCTGGAGCCGGTGTTGCGGGATGCGGTGGTGCTCACACTGCCGACCAACCCGCTGTGCCGAGACGACTGCCCAGGGCTGTGCCCCGAATGCGGGGTGCACTGGGACGAGCTGCCGGCTGACCACAGCCACCAGCAGATCGACCCCCGCTGGGCTGGCCTGTCGCAACTGACCCGTCAAGAGGAGTAA
- a CDS encoding phosphate acyltransferase PlsX, whose protein sequence is MEPGTARIAVDLLGGDEAPAVVVDGALRAFDADPDLHLVLVGPPEVADGVRDVLPPTQRHRISIRAAHNVAAADQPARSGRADTSVRAAVASVAEGAADAVVSAGATGATVTAAALLLGRWPGVRRPALVATLPALAGPVVLLDVGGSLEASPATLSRHAVLGAAYASVAHAVVEPRIGLLSVGTEAGKGDRARRAADPVLADQPLPVGGRYIGLVEGYELGHGARADVVVTDGFTGNVLLKAIEGAYAMAGGPPASGGAPRAAALLGIAGSVVVCHGAARGDDVASGIALAAHLHRRGAAAAISTLLADSGRDIRTTNTEVTA, encoded by the coding sequence GTGGAGCCGGGCACCGCGCGGATCGCCGTTGACCTCCTCGGCGGGGACGAGGCTCCCGCCGTCGTGGTTGACGGCGCTCTGCGGGCGTTCGACGCCGACCCCGACCTGCACCTAGTGCTCGTCGGGCCACCCGAGGTGGCCGACGGGGTCCGTGACGTGCTGCCCCCGACCCAGCGGCACCGGATCTCCATCCGGGCCGCCCACAACGTCGCCGCAGCCGACCAACCGGCCCGATCCGGCCGAGCCGACACCTCCGTACGGGCTGCCGTGGCCAGCGTCGCTGAAGGTGCCGCCGACGCCGTGGTCTCGGCCGGGGCCACCGGCGCCACGGTGACCGCCGCAGCGCTCCTGCTCGGGCGCTGGCCCGGCGTACGCCGACCCGCTCTGGTCGCCACCCTGCCCGCGCTCGCCGGCCCGGTCGTACTGCTCGACGTGGGCGGGTCGCTGGAGGCGAGCCCGGCCACCCTGTCCCGACACGCGGTGCTCGGTGCTGCCTACGCATCGGTCGCCCACGCGGTCGTCGAACCCCGGATCGGGTTGCTCTCCGTCGGTACCGAGGCAGGCAAGGGCGATCGGGCCCGACGGGCGGCCGACCCGGTGCTCGCCGACCAGCCGCTGCCTGTCGGCGGGCGCTACATCGGGTTGGTCGAGGGGTACGAACTGGGGCACGGCGCGCGCGCCGACGTGGTCGTCACCGACGGATTCACCGGAAACGTGCTACTCAAGGCGATCGAAGGGGCGTACGCCATGGCCGGTGGCCCCCCGGCGAGCGGTGGGGCCCCACGGGCCGCCGCGCTGCTGGGCATCGCCGGTTCTGTCGTCGTCTGCCACGGGGCGGCCCGCGGCGACGACGTCGCCTCCGGCATCGCCCTCGCCGCCCACCTGCATCGTCGCGGTGCCGCCGCGGCGATCTCCACGCTGCTCGCCGATTCCGGCCGGGATATCCGCACGACCAACACCGAGGTAACCGCATGA
- the rnc gene encoding ribonuclease III — translation MSNDKRRRAPVGHLEAAFGVSLDPELLERALTHRSFAYENGGLPTNERLEFLGDSVLGVVITAALFNNHPDLPEGQLAKLRASVVNMRALADVARGLGPEGLGSYLLLGRGEEITGGRDKASILADTLEALLGAIYLQYGLDTASTVIHRLFDPLMAESAGRGAALDWKTSLQELTAALGLGVPEYRIDEAGPDHLKTFTAWVVVAGNRYGGAEGRSKKEAEQRAAETAWRTLSEQTAEPTGAVEPVESTGLVTPEQGSPAGPETLPDQGSRARQEASPERGGPGA, via the coding sequence ATGAGCAACGACAAGCGGCGGCGAGCGCCCGTCGGACATCTGGAGGCGGCGTTCGGCGTCTCGCTCGACCCGGAACTGCTGGAACGCGCGTTGACCCACCGGTCGTTCGCGTACGAGAACGGTGGGCTGCCCACCAACGAACGGCTGGAGTTCCTCGGCGACTCGGTGCTCGGCGTGGTGATCACGGCGGCGCTCTTCAACAACCATCCCGACCTGCCCGAAGGGCAACTGGCCAAGCTCCGGGCGAGCGTGGTCAACATGCGGGCGCTGGCGGACGTAGCCCGGGGGTTGGGGCCGGAGGGGTTGGGGTCGTACCTGCTGCTGGGGCGGGGCGAGGAGATCACCGGCGGCCGGGACAAGGCGAGCATCCTGGCGGACACCCTGGAGGCGCTACTCGGCGCGATCTACCTCCAGTACGGGCTGGACACCGCCTCGACCGTGATCCACCGGCTGTTCGACCCGCTGATGGCAGAGTCCGCCGGTCGGGGCGCGGCGCTGGACTGGAAGACCAGCCTCCAGGAGCTGACCGCCGCCCTGGGGCTCGGTGTCCCGGAATACCGTATCGACGAGGCGGGGCCGGATCACCTGAAGACGTTCACCGCCTGGGTGGTGGTGGCCGGCAACCGGTACGGCGGGGCTGAGGGCCGCAGCAAGAAGGAGGCCGAACAGCGCGCCGCGGAGACGGCCTGGCGCACACTCTCCGAGCAGACCGCCGAACCGACCGGGGCCGTGGAGCCGGTGGAGTCGACCGGGCTGGTGACGCCGGAGCAGGGGTCACCGGCCGGGCCGGAGACGCTGCCGGATCAGGGATCGCGGGCCAGGCAGGAGGCGTCGCCGGAGCGCGGGGGGCCGGGTGCCTGA
- a CDS encoding cell wall anchor protein, with product MIRPKLSLKRPLAFLGAVFVGLTAAVAVAAPASAHHTEIKGTVVCEPTTGKKVITWTVTHSETKKYATLVEVKSSIDTPVKDIQGTVLTPKGKKGDSVSGVQEVPGDATGTVELTVFARWSKDGKTSEGKNKYENTSKGRVNLGKDTCAQTPPPCVEAGQAKFKHTFDGPNGVATVELDGELPLCQGVKQSFTLVSYFAPRPEFSVPQYVYGEPDTDTIEAGKTKIELKVELPDCNTQVDLIWGGRDQVIEEIVKDGPTYGNKKLGSPGAPGSRSKGPQGWYNGGTKACQQPAMDFVSNCDGTVIVNLSNNGKISKYPVEFTITAGNFSKKVTVAPNKAESVEVPASDAAEIVVTADGIEPKTYTWQRPEDCALPTVVVESDCENFTVAVKNPEGVTPATAKIAFGGKTETVTVPAGETKTVKFPAKETGTAATVTFEGLDVEPFEAVYEKPATCGGGGGGLPVTGAAAGGIAAGAVILLGAGVALFLVARRRRLRFTA from the coding sequence GTGATCCGTCCAAAGCTGTCGCTAAAGCGACCGCTGGCATTTCTGGGGGCCGTCTTCGTCGGCCTCACGGCGGCGGTAGCCGTCGCCGCGCCCGCGAGCGCCCACCACACCGAGATCAAGGGCACGGTGGTCTGCGAGCCCACCACCGGCAAGAAGGTCATCACCTGGACCGTGACCCACAGCGAAACGAAGAAGTACGCCACCCTGGTCGAGGTCAAGTCCAGCATCGACACTCCGGTCAAGGACATCCAGGGCACCGTTCTCACCCCCAAGGGCAAGAAGGGTGACTCGGTCTCCGGCGTCCAGGAGGTGCCCGGCGACGCAACCGGAACGGTCGAGCTGACCGTCTTCGCCCGCTGGTCCAAGGATGGAAAGACCTCGGAGGGCAAGAACAAGTACGAGAACACCAGCAAGGGCCGGGTCAACCTCGGCAAGGACACCTGCGCACAGACACCGCCGCCCTGCGTCGAGGCCGGTCAGGCGAAGTTCAAGCACACCTTCGACGGTCCCAACGGCGTCGCCACCGTCGAACTCGACGGCGAACTGCCGCTGTGCCAGGGCGTCAAGCAGTCGTTCACCCTGGTGTCGTACTTCGCGCCCCGGCCGGAGTTCTCCGTCCCGCAGTACGTCTATGGCGAACCGGATACGGACACCATCGAGGCCGGCAAGACCAAGATCGAGCTGAAGGTCGAACTGCCGGACTGCAACACCCAGGTCGACCTGATCTGGGGTGGCCGGGACCAGGTCATCGAGGAGATCGTCAAGGACGGCCCGACCTACGGCAACAAGAAGCTGGGCAGCCCGGGTGCGCCGGGCAGCCGGTCCAAGGGCCCGCAGGGCTGGTACAACGGCGGTACCAAGGCCTGCCAGCAGCCGGCCATGGACTTCGTGTCCAACTGCGACGGCACGGTGATCGTCAACCTGAGCAACAACGGCAAGATCAGCAAGTACCCGGTGGAGTTCACCATCACCGCCGGCAACTTCAGCAAGAAGGTCACCGTCGCCCCCAACAAGGCCGAAAGCGTCGAGGTCCCGGCCAGCGACGCCGCCGAGATCGTGGTGACGGCCGACGGCATCGAGCCGAAGACCTACACCTGGCAGCGGCCGGAGGACTGCGCCCTGCCGACCGTGGTCGTCGAGTCCGACTGCGAGAACTTCACCGTCGCGGTGAAGAACCCGGAGGGTGTCACCCCGGCGACCGCGAAGATCGCCTTCGGCGGCAAGACCGAGACGGTGACCGTGCCGGCCGGTGAGACCAAGACCGTCAAGTTCCCAGCCAAGGAAACCGGAACCGCCGCGACCGTCACCTTCGAGGGCCTGGACGTCGAGCCGTTCGAGGCGGTCTACGAGAAGCCGGCCACCTGCGGTGGTGGCGGTGGTGGCCTGCCGGTGACCGGTGCCGCCGCCGGTGGGATCGCGGCAGGTGCCGTCATCCTGCTGGGTGCCGGTGTCGCCCTGTTCCTGGTGGCTCGTCGCCGCCGGCTGCGGTTCACCGCCTGA